A stretch of the Lolium perenne isolate Kyuss_39 chromosome 3, Kyuss_2.0, whole genome shotgun sequence genome encodes the following:
- the LOC139838670 gene encoding DNA repair protein RAD50-like, producing MAEGELSMSAKDDMVVYTALSFAPKSSLVNVTRWAFMRFHTMKMDEINKIIKELRQQAYRGQDNDCISINSDSEGDEWSC from the exons ATGGCCGAGGGAGAGCTCTCAATGTCGGCAAAAGATGACATGGTTGTGTACACCGCACTCTCATTTGCTCCCAAATCAAGCCTTGTCAATGTCACACGCTG GGCTTTTATGAGGTTCCATACCATGAAAATGGATGAGATCAATAAAATAATTAAGGAATTAAGGCAGCAGGCATATAGAGGCCAAGATAATGATTGCATCAGCATCAATTCTGATTCTGAGGGTGATG AATGGAGCTGCTAA